One Williamwhitmania sp. genomic window, TGAAAAAAGGATTAATATTATTGATGTTCGGAGCCGCTGTCCTTTCATTTGGCATCAGTTCTTGTAATAAGATCGATAGTTTGGACGATTACAAGAATGTGAATGTCGGCCAAACTGCTACTATGCCACTCAATGGAGAATATTGGGTTAAGGTGGATATAGGTGTTATTGGAGCTACAGATACTACTTGGTATGCTGATGGACTTGGGTGGGGTTGGATAAGAATACAGTTGTATAATACAGCGTCCAACACTAAGGATTCTATCTGGTTTAGTGATCCTAATGGTTGGTGGGCAGTAGCTAAAACTGCTTGCGTACCGTCTGAAACGCTGATTAAAGCTAGTGTACCAGTTGATAACATGGATCCACGCGAAGCTGGTCAAACGGTTACGTTTCTAGGTGGTAAGGTGTTCCTTAAGGGGACTATTACTCCAGGTGGTAGTGTTGCTGACAGTATTAGCCTTTCCACTATGTATAGTGATGCTGACCCAACATATATTTTTAGATATGGGGGCTACCGTCGTACTGGTTTTCAGGAGGACGAAAACTAGAGCATACACTAATAACTAAATTAGAACCCCCGATTTCGGGGGTTCTTTTTTTTACTCATATTTTGCTACCTTTGCCCATCAAAGTCTATGGGGATGGTAGAGAATATATTTCCCGTTTTTAAAGGAATGCTAGAGCGCGAGGTAAAGGAGAATCGCTTGAAGCAGAGAGGCGTTGTGGTTTGGCTAACCGGACTTTCGGGCAGCGGAAAAACATCCATTGCCATTGCTGTTGAGCAGGAACTGTCTGGATTAGGTTTTTTAACTCAGATTCTGGATGGTGATAATATTCGTGCTGGGTTAAATAGCAACCTTGGCTTTACTGCCGAGGATAGATTGGAGAATATTCGTCGCATTGCTGAGACTGCTAAACTCTTTGCTCACTGTGGGGTTATTACTATCTGCTGTTTTGTTAGCCCGGAGGTCAACATGCGTGAAAAGGCTAAGCAGATAATCGGTGAGGGGGACTTTTATGAGGTTTTTGTTAATACCTCAATGGAGACCTGCGAGCAGAGAGATGTTAAGGGGCTTTACAAAAAGGCAAGAGAAGGGAAAATAGAGCATTTTACGGGAGTTAATGCACCGTTTGAAGCTCCCTTAAATCCATTTTTGGAACTTAAAACCGAAGGCTATTCAGTTATGGAGTGTGCTTCGATTTTGGTGAATGCAATGATGGATCGAATAAAGTTGAAGTAAGTTACAGTATGGATAGAATTGTATTGAATCATTTGCGCGAGTTGGAGGCTGAATCCATTTATGTGATTCGGGAGGTGGTAGCGCAGTTTGAGAATCCAGTCATGCTTTTTTCCGGCGGCAAGGATTCCATTGTCATGTTTCATTTGGCACGCAAGGCTTTTTGGCCTGCAAAAGTGCCTTTCTCCCTTATGCATATAGATACGGGCCATAATTTTCAGGAGACACTTGACTTTCGTGATCAGCTGGTTGCAGAGGCCGGAGTGAAAATCTTCGTGCGCTATGTTCAGGATTCCATCAATAGTGGCCGTGCTATCGAGGAGAAAGGAATTAATGCTAGCCGAAATAAGAATCAAACTGTTGCTTTGCTCGACGGGTTGGAGGAGCTCAAGGTTGATTGTGCCATGGGTGGCGGCCGTCGTGATGAGGAGAAAGCTCGTGCCAAGGAGCGATTCTTTTCTCACAGAGATGAATTTGGACAGTGGGACCCAAAAAACCAGCGACCCGAGCTATGGAACCTATTCAACGGTAGAAAGCTCATGGGGGAGCATTTTAGAGTTTTCCCCATTAGTAATTGGACCGAAATGGATGTATGGCAATACATACTACTTGAAAATATAGCCTTACCTTCGCTTTACTTTTCTCATGAACGAGAAGTTTTTGAGCGTGACGGCGTACTATATGCTCAATCGGACTTTATGCAGATGAAACCAACTGAAAAGTTGGAAAAGAGGATCGTTCGCTTTCGAACCATTGGTGACATGACCTGTACTGGTGCTGTTGAGTCGGTGGCACAAAGTCTTGAAGATATAATTGAAGAGGTGGCTGCAACTCGTGTAACTGAGCGAGGTACTAGAGCTGACGATAAGCGTTCAGAGGCAGCAATGGAGGATAGAAAAATTGAGGGATACTTTTAATAATGGCTATGAGCAGTTTTAATAACGGCGACGATTTAAGCATGAATACTCGAGGCTACCTCGATATGGAGCTGCTGCGGTTTACTACGGCTGGCAGCGTCGACGACGGAAAGAGCACGTTGATTGGTAGGTTACTTTACGATAGCAAGGCAATATTTGAGGATCAGCTGGAAGCAATACACCAGGCAAGCATAAAGCGGGGACACGAACATGTCGATTTGGCCCTGCTTACCGATGGTTTGCGTGCTGAGCGAGAGCAGGGGATTACCATAGACGTTGCATATCGTTACTTTGCAACACCACGAAGGAAGTTTATTATTGCCGATACTCCAGGTCACATTCAATACACGCGTAATATGGTGACCGGTGCCTCTACCGCCAACCTGGCTATTATTTTGGTTGATGCACGGAATGGTGTTTTGGAGCAAACCATACGCCACTCCTATATTGCAGCCCTATTGGGAATTCCACAGGTGATTTTTTGCATTAATAAGATGGACCTCGTTGACTTTAGTCAGGAGGTTTTTAACCGCATAAAGACCAATCTCGTAGAGTTGGCAAAGCAGGTTGGTCTTGGCCAAACCTGGTATATGCCCATAAGTGCGCTCAAGGGCGACAATGTAGTAACACAATCGGAGGCCATGCCCTGGTTTACAGGAAAGCCTTTGTTAGAGTTGCTTGAGACCGTAGAGGTTATTCGGCACGAGAAATCTGATGCTGCACGATTCCCTGTTCAATATGTTATTCGCCCTCAGAGCGAAAAATTTCATGATTATCGCAGCTACGCTGGACGAATTGCCGGCGGCACTTTTAGGGTAGGCGACAAGGTGGTTGTTCTTCCTTCTGGGTTAAAGTCTTCCATTGCGGCTATCGATTTTGCTAGTGAGCCACTGCAAGAAGCCTATCAGCCCATGTCCGTATCACTTCGCTTAACGGATGATGTAGATATTAGCAGAGGCAACCTAATTGTGAAGGAGGGCGAGGAGCCACGGAGTGGGCAGGAGTTGGAGATAATGTCGTGCTGGTTAAATGAGCAGCCAGTTGTAGTTGGTGGGAAGTATATACTAAGGCATACCACCTCAGAGCTGCGATGCATTATAAAGGAGATCGTTTACAAGGTAAATATTAATACGCTGAAAAAGGTGTTAGACGATAAGCAGGTAGGCCCTAACGACATTGCATTACTTCGTGTAAAACTTACAAAACCCATTTTCTTTGACTCTTACAACCTAAATCGAAACACGGGAAGCGTAATCCTGATTGATGAGGCTACAAATGCTACAGTTTGTGCTGGGATGATTAACTAATTGAGGATATATTTTTCTGACAAAGCAAAGGCCTTTTTGGCCTTTCTTTATTAATGCGTGGTTGGGTTTTTAGGACTTACTTATCGTTATCATCCTCTTCTTCTAGCTGATCCCCATCATCCTTCTCGTAGAAGTGTCTGCGGTAGATAAGGTAGCCGACAACCAAGGCGGCAATGAAAAAACCAAGCAATTGATAGCGTATCATATGTTGATGGTTTTATTGTAAAAAAATTCGCTTAATTATGCGCAGCTTATGGGTGTAGATACTTTTTTCGTTATTGAAAATTCCTTGATGATCAATGCTATCTATTCTAACCCTTCCAGAAGCATGTATGATTTTACCCTCAGAGGCAATAAGGCCAACGTGTGTTATAAGCCCTTCCTCGTTGTCAAAAAATGCAAGATCCCCCGGCTGAACTTCCGTAATAAAATCGACAGTTTTGCCTGTTGATGCTTGTTGTGAGGCATCTCTAGGTATAAATATGTCGTGTATCCGATATATTGTTTGCGTAAAACCAGAGCAGTCGAGTCCAAAGATGGATTTGCCACCCCACAGATATGGGGAATTAATAAAGTGCATTGCTGTGGTAGTAACATCTGTAGGCTTAGCTGCAGCAACTTGGTTTTTGAAGGTTAACGACCCTGCTGTAGGGTGAAAGTAACCTCCTTTGGGCTCCCTTTCGAAAATAAAAGCTCCGGGCGGCATCGTATATTCCATGTTTGCTTCCCCAATATGGCATTGGTCTACCATTGAGGTAATTATTAGAGCAGCATTGGCAATGGTAGCAAATTCTGCATCGGAGAGTGCTTTTACCATATTGCTGCTAACCCAGCCTTGATACCCATCGGCCATTGATTGAACTAACAGCCACGATTCAGCAGTATCATTAATCTCAATCGGTTCGCCCCACAGCAGCTGCGATACCATTTCTGAGGATTCAGATGGTTCTCTTCGCATAGGGACGATGGTTTCCACCGCGATGGCCTTTTTGCTGTTTAGTTTGTATTTAAACGGGAACTTTCCCATGTTAGCGTAATTTTTGTACATTTGTTCAATGCTTGAAAGTTAAGGAATTTTACTACCAAGGGAAAGGTTTTTGATGATAAAACTGACTAAAAATAATTTGAGAGCGATTCTTCGAATTGTTATTTTTGCCGCGGCTACTGTGGCTGTAATCTCCATCCTGCCCCACGAAGGGAAGTTCAAATTCGAATTTCAAAAGGGTAGACCATGGAGTCACGAAACGCTTATTGCTCCTTTCGATTTTCCTATTTATAAAAGCGATTCCCGGCTCCTTGAAGAAAAGAGCGCTGTGTTGAAGTCTTTCAAACCATACTTCGACTTTGATAGTATTACCGTTAATGACGTTGTTGCACAGGAAAGTAGGAGTGTAGCCGATTACCTTACACGAAAGAAGCAACAGCAGAACTTCCCATTTCGTTTTTCAACGCTTAGGAACCCTAATCTTTCTGTGACGAAGCAGGAAGAATCGCTTAGCAATCTTGTTACGGAGTGTTTTAGATTTGTGTATGGCAAGGGTGTAGTTAGCCTATCCGATGCAAATCAGTTCTTTGATGGTACCAGTAATGATGTGCCGGTGGTTGTTTTACATAACGATTTTGCCTATGAAACCATTTCTGGAGAACTTTTTACTCCTAAAATGGCCATGGAATACTTAGTGAATAAGCTGGCATCCTCTTTTTTCCGAACAGAGGATCAGACATTGGCGTTTATTCGTGATGCTGGACTTGAGCGTGTAATTGTTCCAAATGTTAAGTTCGATGAGGACAAAACTTCGAAGGTTAAAGCGGAGTTGCTGGGATCGGTTTCATTAACCAGCGGAATGGTTCAGTCCGGGGAACGAATTATTGCAAAGGGCGACATTGTTGATGCAAATACCTTCATGGTGCTGGAATCGCTCAAGCATGAGTATGAGTCGAGGTTGGGTTATTCTGGTCAAGAATACATTTTGCTTTTGGGTCATTCTTTTTTGGTTGGCATTTGTATGCTCATTCTTTACCTTTTCCTTTTTCACTTTCGGCGTG contains:
- a CDS encoding lipid-binding protein; this translates as MKKGLILLMFGAAVLSFGISSCNKIDSLDDYKNVNVGQTATMPLNGEYWVKVDIGVIGATDTTWYADGLGWGWIRIQLYNTASNTKDSIWFSDPNGWWAVAKTACVPSETLIKASVPVDNMDPREAGQTVTFLGGKVFLKGTITPGGSVADSISLSTMYSDADPTYIFRYGGYRRTGFQEDEN
- the cysC gene encoding adenylyl-sulfate kinase, which gives rise to MVENIFPVFKGMLEREVKENRLKQRGVVVWLTGLSGSGKTSIAIAVEQELSGLGFLTQILDGDNIRAGLNSNLGFTAEDRLENIRRIAETAKLFAHCGVITICCFVSPEVNMREKAKQIIGEGDFYEVFVNTSMETCEQRDVKGLYKKAREGKIEHFTGVNAPFEAPLNPFLELKTEGYSVMECASILVNAMMDRIKLK
- the cysD gene encoding sulfate adenylyltransferase subunit CysD, yielding MDRIVLNHLRELEAESIYVIREVVAQFENPVMLFSGGKDSIVMFHLARKAFWPAKVPFSLMHIDTGHNFQETLDFRDQLVAEAGVKIFVRYVQDSINSGRAIEEKGINASRNKNQTVALLDGLEELKVDCAMGGGRRDEEKARAKERFFSHRDEFGQWDPKNQRPELWNLFNGRKLMGEHFRVFPISNWTEMDVWQYILLENIALPSLYFSHEREVFERDGVLYAQSDFMQMKPTEKLEKRIVRFRTIGDMTCTGAVESVAQSLEDIIEEVAATRVTERGTRADDKRSEAAMEDRKIEGYF
- a CDS encoding GTP-binding protein encodes the protein MSSFNNGDDLSMNTRGYLDMELLRFTTAGSVDDGKSTLIGRLLYDSKAIFEDQLEAIHQASIKRGHEHVDLALLTDGLRAEREQGITIDVAYRYFATPRRKFIIADTPGHIQYTRNMVTGASTANLAIILVDARNGVLEQTIRHSYIAALLGIPQVIFCINKMDLVDFSQEVFNRIKTNLVELAKQVGLGQTWYMPISALKGDNVVTQSEAMPWFTGKPLLELLETVEVIRHEKSDAARFPVQYVIRPQSEKFHDYRSYAGRIAGGTFRVGDKVVVLPSGLKSSIAAIDFASEPLQEAYQPMSVSLRLTDDVDISRGNLIVKEGEEPRSGQELEIMSCWLNEQPVVVGGKYILRHTTSELRCIIKEIVYKVNINTLKKVLDDKQVGPNDIALLRVKLTKPIFFDSYNLNRNTGSVILIDEATNATVCAGMIN
- a CDS encoding C40 family peptidase — translated: MGKFPFKYKLNSKKAIAVETIVPMRREPSESSEMVSQLLWGEPIEINDTAESWLLVQSMADGYQGWVSSNMVKALSDAEFATIANAALIITSMVDQCHIGEANMEYTMPPGAFIFEREPKGGYFHPTAGSLTFKNQVAAAKPTDVTTTAMHFINSPYLWGGKSIFGLDCSGFTQTIYRIHDIFIPRDASQQASTGKTVDFITEVQPGDLAFFDNEEGLITHVGLIASEGKIIHASGRVRIDSIDHQGIFNNEKSIYTHKLRIIKRIFLQ